A window of the Helianthus annuus cultivar XRQ/B chromosome 4, HanXRQr2.0-SUNRISE, whole genome shotgun sequence genome harbors these coding sequences:
- the LOC110932970 gene encoding uncharacterized protein LOC110932970, translated as MPHTRSQGPPPLPFTLKSSFSSSASEVSASSSTSSSYSTPAFDYTPKSSPHNSPPPTRPPSPPPVAHMARRTVYDQATTGFAGGNSPITLPAIPNDRSWQIPSYIMTAITNSCQFHGRDDEDAPAHINRITPLCSTFSIEGVNLDARYLQVFPFSLAGRAAVWFDSQPAGTFTTWAGLGDAFLAKYFPPAKASRLRDQIHSFRMEPDEPYHLAWERFQTLITRCSQHGLSDWVLVEKFYNGLTPEIRARFDTSAGGQLMGKKTVAECNDLFESFAHSDMDYSTTRRTSIPVHTTSAGRGVNQVSLDPSVAAVVENLRELRQEMRQELSEIKKKVDRCEVCRGGHDTIDCPTITLEQVEYIAGQSRGPTNPFNNSNSSWRGSGNSSGYRSSGNPPGFPSGQYQSRGPGVYTSSSSGQFSGSGSSGQFANGGSTQETQGSGKAPEVSTNRLEEMFAQMMTQTQAFMKNQEQTNKNNELQLKNQQAAILDLQRTVGGLAKQLQEHPPGQFSGNTFTNPANQSAKEITTRNGKVWERL; from the coding sequence ATGCCCCATACGCGCTCACAGGGACCGCCGCCGCTTCCGTTTACACTCAAGTCTTCCTTCTCGTCTTCCGCGTCCGAGGTAAGTGCTTCTAGCTCTACTTCGTCTTCATATTCCACCCCAGCGTTCGATTACACACCAAAGTCTTCACCCCACAATTCCCCGCCACCCACCCGTCCACCTAGTCCACCACCCGTAGCTCATATGGCCCGTAGGACAGTCTACGATCAGGCGACCACCGGCTTCGCCGGTGGGAATTCGCCCATCACCCTCCCAGCCATCCCGAACGATCGGTCCTGGCAGATTCCATCCTACATTATGACCGCCATCACAAATTCTTGCCAGTTCCATGGTCGTGACGACGAGGATGCCCCCGCTCATATCAATCGCATCACTCCTCTCTGCAGCACCTTCTCCATTGAGGGTGTCAATCTTGATGCTAGGTATCTTCAGGTTTTTCCGTTCTCACTTGCTGGACGCGCAGCCGTCTGGTTTGATTCCCAGCCAGCTGGCACTTTCACTACTTGGGCAGGCCTTGGCGATGCATTCTTAGCCAAGTATTTTCCGCCAGCCAAGGCGTCTCGCCTTCGTGACCAGATTCACTCATTTCGTATGGAGCCTGATGAGCCGTATCACTTAGCTTGGGAGCGTTTTCAGACCCTGATTACCCGTTGTTCTCAGCATGGTCTATCCGATTGGGTGTTAGTAGAGAAATTCTACAATGGTCTTACTCCTGAGATTAGAGCTCGCTTCGATACCTCAGCAGGAGGTCAGCTTATGGGAAAGAAGACGGTGGCTGAGTGCAATGACTTGTTTGAGAGTTTTGCCCACTCCGATATGGACTACAGTACTACCCGCAGGACTTCCATTCCTGTGCATACCACCTCGGCCGGTCGAGGGGTAAACCAAGTTAGCTTGGACCCATCGGTAGCTGCTGTAGTCGAGAATTTGAGAGAGTTGAGGCAGGAGATGAGGCAGGAGTTGAGCGAGATAAAGAAGAAAGTGGATAGGTGTGAGGTTTGTCGAGGAGGTCATGACACTATCGATTGTCCTACCATTACTCTTGAGCAGGTGGAGTACATAGCCGGTCAGTCTAGGGGTCCCACAAATCCGTTCAATAATTCTAATTCCAGCTGGCGCGGTAGTGGTAATTCGAGTGGTTATCGTTCATCTGGAAATCCTCCTGGATTTCCATCTGGTCAGTATCAGAGTAGAGGGCCCGGTGTTTACACGAGTTCTAGTTCAGGGCAGTTTAGTGGATCAGGTTCGAGTGGGCAGTTTGCGAATGGAGGATCGACTCAGGAGACTCAAGGCAGTGGAAAGGCTCCTGAGGTTAGTACGAACAGGTTGGAGGAGATGTTCGCCCAGATGATGACGCAGACCCAGGCGTTCATGAAAAATCAGGAGCAGACTAATAAAAATAATGAACTTCAGCTCAAGAATCAGCAGGCCGCCATTCTTGATCTTCAGAGAACAGTGGGTGGGCTTGCTAAGCAGTTGCAGGAGCACCCGCCGGGTCAGTTTTCGGGAAACACTTTCACAAATCCCGCGAATCAGTCAGCGAAGGAGATTACGACCCGTAATGGGAAGGTTTGGGAGAGGTtgtga
- the LOC110932972 gene encoding kininogen-1-like, translating to MKNHETRPVGTTPFPEVNVATYNDQSGSHERGHSYQRGRGHGRSRGRGRGHGRGRGRAYGQGNYHGVQLKNRRTHQKLHDNEKKSNDERGKKKSGTSSNACYRCGGNNHWAGTCRTARHLVELYQQSIKDKQKGIETNFTYEDGNVDVPSGEKDHTNATNLDYDDFLIEQANLDSGDIMVDTNQLDACNFPYA from the coding sequence ATGAAAAACCATGAAACTCGTCCGGTTGGTACAACCCCATTCCCAGAAGTGAATGTGGCAACATATAATGACCAAAGTGGAAGTCACGAACGTGGTCATAGCTATCAACGTGGGCGTGGTCATGGTCGTAgtcgtggtcgtggtcgtggtcATGGACGTGGTCGTGGACGTGCATATGGTCAGGGGAATTATCATGGTGTTCAATTAAAAAACAGAAGAACCCACCAGAAGTTGCATGATAATGAAAAGAAATCCAATGATGAAAGAGGTAAAAAGAAAAGTGGAACCTCATCTAATGCATGCTATCGATGTGGTGGTAACAACCACTGGGCCGGTACATGTCGTACAGCCAGACACTTAGTAGAGCTTTACCAACAATCTATAAAAGACAAACAAAAAGGAATAGAGACAAATTTCACATATGAAGATGGAAATGTTGATGTCCCAAGTGGTGAAAAGGACCATACCAATGCAACTAATCTGGATTATGATGATTTCCTTATCGAGCAAGCTAATTTGGATTCTGGTGATATCATGGTTGATACAAACCAGTTGGATGCTTGCAATTTTCCCTATGCATGA
- the LOC110932971 gene encoding uncharacterized protein LOC110932971 codes for MEAPGKVHTRLAPASTTHAKESPVEKRVEKQPTKVRPAPVIDYSRLPFPARAMQQKHAQEYGKFLEMFTQLKINLPFIEALQSMPKYAKFLKDLLKRKERISELSNIPLTGGCSAVVLNKLPEKLTDPGTFTIPCFFGGAVTPAHALADLGASINLMSFSLYERLFLGELTPTRMSLSLADRSVKYPRGIVENLLVKVDRFVFPVDFVVLDMEADERVPIILGRPFLRTAKAIIDVFDGKISLRAGDEIVTFEIDRAMQHPSGRDDDSGPCHSVYFLNSFISCVDTCLEYISGADLVGEGVVVEHSEDEVEEVEEDDESTPVEIPPPLELKVLPSHLEYAFLGEEPNMPVIISSKLTEEEKAKLIEVLREHSDAIAWRLSDIKGIRPTFCTHRILMEDVYKPVVQP; via the exons atggaggctccaggcaaggTGCACACGAGGCTAGCCCCAGCAAGTACCACACACGCCAAGGAGTCGCCAGTAGAGAAGAGAGTGGAGAAGCAGCCGACGAAGGTTCGGCCGGCACCGGTGATTGATTATTCTCGCCTTCCATTCCCCGCCCGTGCCATGCAGCAGAAACATGCTCAGGAATACGGGAAATTCCTCGAGATGTTTACACAGTTGAAAATCAATCTTCCGTTCATCGAGGCGCTTCAGTCTATGCCTAAGTATGCGAAATTTCTCAAAGATCTTTTGAAGCGTAAGGAGAGAATCAGTGAGCTTTCGAATATCCCGCTGACAGGAGGTTGTTCCGCGGTAGTCTTGAATAAGCTACCAGAGAAATTGACCGATCCTGGTActttcacgattccatgtttcTTTGGGGGAGCCGTTACCCCTGCTCACGCCTTAGCCGATTTAGGAGCCAGCATCAATCTGATGTCGTTTTCGTTGTATGAGCGACTTTTTCTAGGAGAGCTTACACCCACACGCATGTCACTGTCCTTGGCTGACCGATCAGTCAAGTATCCTCGTGGGATAGTAGAGAATTTGTTGGTGAAGGTTGATAGGTTTGTGTTCCCAGTAGATTTCGTTGTGCTCGATATGGAGGCCGATGAGAGAGTTCCTATTATTCTGGGCCGTCCATTCCTTCGAACTGCAAAGGCGATCATCGACGTTTTTGATGGTAAGATTTCTCTTCGTGCGGGTGACGAGATTGTCACGTTCGAGATTGATAGAGCGATGCAGCATCCTAGCGGTCGCGATGATGATAGTGGGCCGTGTCATTCCGTTTACTTTCTCAATTCATTCATATCTTGCGTCGACACGTGTCTTGAGTATATTAGTGGAGCTGATTTAGTAGGCGAGGGAGTTGTTGTCGAGCATTCTGAGGATGAGGTTGAAGAAGTAGAGGAGGA TGATGAGAGTACTCCTGTAGAGATTCCACCGCCTTTAGAACTTAAGGTTCTTCCATCACATCTCGAGTACGCGTTTCTAGGAGAGGAGCCGAATATGCCTGTCATCATTTCTTCGAAGTTGACAGAGGAGGAGAAAGCGAAGTTGATTGAGGTGCTTAGAGAGCACAGTGATGCGATTGCCTGGAGGCTATCCGATATCAAGGGCATCCGCCCTACTTTTTGTACGCATCGCATTCTGATGGAGGATGTTTATAAGCCTGTAGTGCAGCCGTAG